Part of the Streptomyces sp. NBC_01264 genome, AGGCCGCCTCGGTCCGCCGCCACCTGGTCTTCACCGGCTCCCCCGGCACCGGCAAGACCACCGTGGCCCGGTTGTACGGGGAGATCCTGGCCTCCCTCGGGGTACTGGAGCGCGGACACCTCGTGGAGGTGTCCCGGGTCGACCTGGTCGGCGAGCACATCGGATCCACCGCGATCCGCACCCAGGAGGCCTTCGACCGGGCGCGCGGCGGGGTGCTGTTCATCGACGAGGCGTACGCGCTGGCGCCCGAGGACTCGGGCCGCGACTTCGGGCGCGAGGCGATCGACACGCTGGTGAAGCTGATGGAGGACCACCGGGAGGCGGTGGTGGTGATCGTCGCCGGGTACACGGCGGAGATGGACCGCTTCCTGACCGTGAACCCGGGGGTGGCCTCGCGCTTCTCCCGGACCATCACCTTCGGGGACTACGGGCCCGGGGAGCTGCTGCGGATCGTGGAGCAGCAGGCCGAGGAGCACGAGTACCTGCTCGGCGAGAAGACCTCCGAGGCACTGCTGACGTACTTCACCGACCTGCCCAAGGGGCCCGCCTTCGGCAACGGCCGCACCGCCCGCCAGACCTTCGAGTCGATGGTCGAGCGGCACGCGGGGCGGGTCGCGCAGCTGTCGGAACCGAGCAAGGACGATCTCACCCTGCTCTACCCGGCGGACCTCCCGGACCTCTGACGACCGCCCCTCAGACGTCCCGGCGCATGCACACCCGGGGCCAGCGGTCGAGCCCGTGCGCGGCCTCGCGGTCACGGATGTCGCGCAGCCCCGGCCCGAGGCCGCCGTCGTCCAGGCTCCGGAATCCGCACCGGACGTAGTACGGGGCGTTCCACGGCACGTCGCTGAAGGTCGTAAGGGTCAGCGCCGGGGCACCCTCCGCCCGGGCCCGGTCCGCCAGGTGTTCCAGCAAGGACCGTCCGATGCGGCGGTGAGCGCGGTCCGGGTGCACGGACACCTGCTCGACGTGGAGGTTCCCGTCGATCCGGTCGGCGAGGAGGTAGCCGACCGGGGTCCCCGTCCCGGCGGACCCGGCGGACCCGGCGCCCTCGGCGGACCCGGCGCCCTCGGCGGACCCGGCGCCCTCGGCGGCCACCCACGCCAGCCCGGCCCGCCGGTAGCCGAGGAGTTCCTCCAGCGGGAGCGGTTCGTCGTCGGCGATCTCCGGCATGCCGATGGCGCGGAAGCATTCCCCGGCGGCTCGCTCGATGTCCTGCAAGAGGGGCAGCTCGTCGATGTGTGCGGCTCTGATCAGCATGTGTGGCATTGTCCCGGGCAGGGACCGGTCGGCGAAGCGGGTTCGCCACCCCCTTGAGCGGACAACTGACGGACCGACAGCTAGGGTGACAGCCCGCCGGACGCCACCGGCCGTCCGCCGAACCGAGGGAGTTCCCCATGGCCCGCCGACTCCGCCCCGTAGGGCTGGACTTCATCGAGGTGGCCCCGATCCGCCTGGTCTTCGCCGGCCGGACCACGGCCGCTCCGGAGGAGGTGTACCGGGCGCTGGCCGAGGAGTTGGAGGGCTGGCCGAGCTGGTTCCGGGCCGTCACCCTGGCCCGTCCCACCCACGGCGGCGCCGGGCGCGAGATCAAACTGGCGGGCGGGGTCCGCTTCCAGGAGACGATCATGGCCGCGGATCCCGAGCGGCGCTACGCGTACCGGGTCGACGAGACCAACGCCCCGGGCATACGGGCCCTGCTGGAGGAGTGGCGCCTCGCACCCTCCGGCTCCGGCACCCACGTCCAGTGGACCTTCGCCGCGGACGGCCCGGCCGCCGTCCACTTCGGGCTCGCCGCGGCCCGCCCCGCACTCGGGCACTCGTTCCGCTCGGCGGTCCGCGCGCTGGACCTGCGGCTGGCGAAGCGGCGGCACGGGGCGCGTCAACAAGGGGACCAGTAGGGGGATCAGCAAGGGGACCAGTAAAGGGATCAGTACGGTGGGTCCTGCCGTGAGGTGCCGTCAGGGCGGATGCCGACGACCCTGTCGACACCCCGGTACCGTTCGGCCAGTTCGCCGTAGCCTCCGGCGGTCCACACCCGGAGGCGGAACTCGTGCAAGGTCAGAGCCGCCCGTTCACCGTCGAAGTGCACCCGGGCGCACCGCCCGCAGTACCAGCCCTGGAGCCAGAGCCGCTCGGCGGCGGGCAGACCGGGCCGCACCCTCGCGCCGTACGCCCGGTTCGCCAGGGCGATCGCGACGAAGAGGCAGACGGCGCCCAGAAGGGCGACCGCCGAGATCACGCCGAGGAGGATCAGGTCCGCCTCCTGCCCGGAGGGCTCGTCCCATCCCGGGTACGGATACTCCGGCCCGGGCTCCGTCGTGAACCAGTGCCCGGCCAGGGAGCCGACCAGGAAGGTGCCGATCGACACGAGCACCAGGACCGCACCGAGGCAGCCGCGCCCCTGGACGGACGGGGTGGGCGGGGTGGGCGCCAGGGCCCGGGCGAGGCGCGAGACGACCTCCCGGTTCACCGTCCGCCGGTCGCTGCCGACACCGGTCTCCTCGCGGACGTTGCGGTGCCCGTCGAGGAACACCGCCTGCACCGCACGCACTTCGTCGGAAGCACCGCAGCCGGGACACACGGGGAGCGAGGCGGTATCCGCTGCCGGGCCCTGAGCGGGCCGCGCAGAGACCGCGTCCCGGGTCCGCCCGTCCCGCTCCGCCCTGTTGTACTCGATGCCCGCCATGGTCCCCCCGAGGCTGCTCCGTGATCGAAGTCCGCACAGCGTAAGCGGCTGGCGCGGGCACGCCTAAAGGGTTGTCGTCACGGGCCCGTCACGGTTCAGACCGCCGGGTGCCGCACCGCCAGGTCCCCGTAGCCTCCCGCCGACCAGACCCGGGTCCTGAACTCCTGGAGTGTCATGGCCCGTTCCCCGGCGAAGTGGACCGTGCCGCAGCGGCCGCAGTACCAGCCCTCCGCCCAGACCCGGTCGGCGGCCACCCGGCCCGGTTCGGTCCGGCGGCGCCAGGCCCGTACGGACCGGCCCGACAAGGCGTACAGGAGCGGGCCGAGGACCAGCGAGGCCGCCGATATCCAGCCGAGGTAGGTCGTGGGGTCCTCGATGCCGAAGGGGAGGTCGCCGTCACCCCCGGGGAATCGCGGCGGCGTGCCGCCCTCGAACCACTTCCCCGCGATCCCGCCCCAGACGAACGCGCCGATCGACACCAGGACGAACAGCGCCCCGAAGCAGCCCAGCGCGCTGTCGTCCGGCTCGTCCGGGGCCACCGCGAGGGCCTTGGCCAGCGCCGAATTCTCCTCGCGGGTCGTGACGTTGTCGCCGTCTCCGCCCTTGCTCTCCGTGCTCAGTTTGGCCTTGGCCCGCAGGTACGCGGCGGACACGCCGAGCACCCGGTCCTCCCGACCGCACCGGGGACAGCTCAACGAGCCCTCGCCGCGCCCGCCTTGGCCCCGTACGCCCGCACCGCTGTCCCTGAACTCCGCCATCGCTCCCCACCCCGCACCGCACCGCCGGCGCGGCTCCACCCGCCCCGCACCCCGAAGTCCGCACAGCGTAGCCAGCGGACCCGGCACCGGCCAGGGAAAACGTTTCAGCCGATGGGCTCGCTCCACACGCCGGTCTCCAGCATGGTGTCGAGGGTCCGCGCGTACGGGGCGATGTCGAGCCCCTGCTCCGCCAGCCACGCGTCGGAGTAGTACTTGTCGAGGTAGCGCTCGCCCCCGTCGCAGAGCAGGGTCACGACGCTGCCCGTGCGGCCCTCCGCCACCATCTCCGAGATGATCTTCAGTGCGCTCCACACCCCGGTTCCGGTGGAACCGCCCGCCT contains:
- a CDS encoding GNAT family N-acetyltransferase, whose product is MLIRAAHIDELPLLQDIERAAGECFRAIGMPEIADDEPLPLEELLGYRRAGLAWVAAEGAGSAEGAGSAEGAGSAGSAGTGTPVGYLLADRIDGNLHVEQVSVHPDRAHRRIGRSLLEHLADRARAEGAPALTLTTFSDVPWNAPYYVRCGFRSLDDGGLGPGLRDIRDREAAHGLDRWPRVCMRRDV
- a CDS encoding SRPBCC family protein, which gives rise to MARRLRPVGLDFIEVAPIRLVFAGRTTAAPEEVYRALAEELEGWPSWFRAVTLARPTHGGAGREIKLAGGVRFQETIMAADPERRYAYRVDETNAPGIRALLEEWRLAPSGSGTHVQWTFAADGPAAVHFGLAAARPALGHSFRSAVRALDLRLAKRRHGARQQGDQ